From one Rosa rugosa chromosome 4, drRosRugo1.1, whole genome shotgun sequence genomic stretch:
- the LOC133707517 gene encoding ethylene-responsive transcription factor ERF022-like, producing MTQEINQTLRADMEGVHEPAVKYRGVRKRKWGKWVSEIREPGKKTRIWLGSYEAPEMAAAAYDAAALHLRGPGILLNFPEMVDSLPRPASSSPSDVQLAAQEAAMRFRRLPMGSVSTEVAGGSSGGAAPVTVGLSPTQIQAINESPLDSPKMWMQYMYMSHRDEALFFGEDMPSSMGFYDDHDDGLQHQSIWDS from the coding sequence ATGACCCAAGAAATTAATCAAACCCTCCGGGCAGATATGGAGGGAGTACACGAGCCTGCAGTCAAGTACAGAGGTGTACGCAAGCGaaaatggggtaagtgggtGTCCGAAATCCGGGAACCGGGAAAGAAAACCCGGATATGGCTAGGAAGCTACGAGGCCCCCGAAATGGCCGCTGCCGCCTACGATGCGGCGGCATTGCACCTCAGAGGACCAGGGATCCTGCTTAACTTTCCTGAAATGGTTGATAGTCTTCCGAGGCCAGCCAGTTCGAGTCCCTCGGACGTGCAGTTGGCGGCTCAAGAGGCGGCAATGAGGTTTAGGAGACTGCCAATGGGGTCGGTTTCGACGGAGGTGGCTGGTGGCTCGAGTGGTGGCGCGGCGCCGGTGACGGTGGGACTGTCGCCGACTCAAATTCAGGCGATTAATGAGTCGCCATTAGACTCGCCTAAGATGTGGATGCAGTACATGTACATGTCTCATCGTGATGAGGCTTTGTTTTTTGGGGAGGACATGCCATCGTCTATGGGTTTCTATGATGATCATGATGATGGTTTGCAGCATCAGTCCATTTGGGACTCCTAG